In Kaistella faecalis, a genomic segment contains:
- a CDS encoding MarR family winged helix-turn-helix transcriptional regulator, giving the protein MDHSQTPKLGNQLCFPFYVIAKEIAGLYRPLLEELDITYPQYLVMMVLWEHHRLTVNQIGEKLSLDSGTLTPLLKRLEAKSYIIRQRKIEDERVVEISLTDEGDRLQDKACLIPAKMNDRLNLSETDLQELKQAIYKLLEKIKK; this is encoded by the coding sequence ATGGATCATTCACAAACACCCAAGCTCGGCAACCAACTCTGCTTTCCATTTTACGTTATTGCTAAGGAAATTGCAGGACTCTACAGGCCTTTGCTCGAAGAATTAGATATTACCTATCCGCAATATCTGGTGATGATGGTGCTTTGGGAACACCACCGCCTCACCGTAAACCAGATTGGCGAAAAATTGTCGCTCGACAGCGGTACGCTTACCCCATTGCTGAAAAGGCTGGAAGCTAAATCCTATATAATCCGCCAAAGAAAAATAGAAGATGAGCGCGTAGTTGAAATATCCCTAACTGATGAAGGAGACCGGCTTCAGGACAAAGCATGCCTCATTCCTGCCAAAATGAACGACAGACTGAATCTTTCTGAAACAGACTTACAGGAATTAAAGCAAGCAATCTATAAACTTCTGGAGAAAATCAAAAAATAA
- a CDS encoding NAD(P)H-dependent oxidoreductase: protein MSLIADLKWRHAVKAYDSSKKVSTQDLDKILEAARLAPTSSGLQPFRVISVENQELKEKMAKGALNPEVMRDCSHVLVFAAWDRYSAEKIDKVYDYHTDVRELPRGRFNSYTDQLKQIYGAQTADENFAHTARQTYIALGLAMAQAAELKIDSTPAEGFSNEVVDEILGLNELGLKSVTLLYLGYRDTENDWLSTMKKVRIPMDEFVITK, encoded by the coding sequence ATGTCATTAATCGCAGATTTAAAATGGAGACACGCTGTAAAAGCCTACGACTCTAGCAAAAAAGTTTCTACCCAGGATTTAGATAAAATTTTAGAAGCCGCCAGGCTGGCTCCTACTTCGTCAGGATTGCAGCCTTTCCGTGTGATCTCAGTAGAAAATCAGGAATTAAAAGAAAAGATGGCTAAAGGAGCACTGAATCCGGAAGTAATGAGAGACTGTTCTCACGTTTTGGTTTTTGCGGCTTGGGACCGCTATTCCGCTGAAAAAATTGATAAAGTTTACGATTATCATACCGATGTTCGTGAACTTCCTAGGGGCCGTTTCAACAGCTATACCGATCAGTTGAAACAGATCTACGGTGCCCAGACTGCTGATGAAAATTTTGCACATACGGCAAGACAGACTTATATCGCGTTAGGTCTGGCAATGGCTCAGGCAGCTGAACTGAAGATCGACAGTACGCCGGCCGAAGGTTTCAGTAATGAAGTAGTTGATGAAATTCTCGGTTTAAATGAACTTGGGCTGAAAAGCGTTACTCTGCTTTATTTAGGATACAGAGATACAGAAAACGACTGGCTTTCTACAATGAAAAAAGTAAGGATCCCAATGGATGAGTTTGTTATCACAAAATAA
- the fsa gene encoding fructose-6-phosphate aldolase, which yields MKFFIDTANLEQIKEAQDLGILDGVTTNPSLMAKEGISGKEAILNHYKTICEIADGDISAEVLSTTYEEMIKEGEELAAIHPNIVVKIPMIKDGVKALKYFSNKGIKTNCTLIFSAGQALLAAKAGANYVSPFLGRLDDISVDGMNLIEEIRIIFDNYMFDTEILAASIRSPMHIINCAKVGADVVTSPLASILNLLKHPLTDSGLAQFVADAKKMD from the coding sequence ATGAAGTTTTTTATCGACACTGCCAATCTGGAGCAGATTAAAGAAGCCCAGGATTTGGGAATTTTAGATGGTGTTACAACCAATCCATCGCTCATGGCAAAAGAAGGAATCAGCGGAAAAGAAGCCATACTGAACCATTACAAAACGATCTGCGAAATTGCAGATGGTGATATTTCTGCCGAAGTTTTAAGTACAACTTATGAGGAAATGATTAAAGAAGGGGAAGAACTTGCAGCAATTCACCCTAATATCGTGGTAAAGATTCCGATGATTAAAGACGGAGTAAAAGCTTTGAAATATTTCTCAAACAAAGGAATCAAGACCAACTGTACCCTGATATTTTCTGCAGGCCAGGCTCTGCTGGCTGCAAAAGCAGGCGCAAACTATGTTTCCCCTTTCTTGGGAAGACTTGATGATATTTCTGTAGACGGGATGAACCTGATCGAGGAGATCAGAATAATTTTCGACAACTATATGTTTGATACTGAAATTCTTGCAGCATCAATCCGTTCACCAATGCATATTATCAACTGTGCAAAAGTAGGTGCTGATGTTGTGACTTCTCCCCTTGCATCAATTTTAAATTTATTGAAACATCCATTAACTGACAGTGGTTTAGCGCAGTTTGTCGCTGATGCAAAAAAAATGGATTAA
- the acs gene encoding acetate--CoA ligase, whose protein sequence is MKNYFIDDLPDYFKQYKKSIKNPKKFWDKIADENFVWYQRWSKVVDYDMQEAKIKWFKNAKLNITKNCIDRHLNTRGDKTAIIWEPNDPKEEAQHISYSELRDRVCKMANVLRDLGIEKGDRVCIYLPMIPELAVTMLACARLGAVHSVIFAGFSASAVSSRVNDCEAKLIICSDGSYRGSKAIDLKGIIDEAVENCPTVEKVLVVKRTGGEVKMKESRDFWLEPLYEKAPADFISVIMDAEDPLFILYTSGSTGKPKGMLHTTAGYMVYTAYTFKNVFNYRENDIYWCTADIGWITGHSYILYGPLANGATTVIFEGVPTYPEPDRFWEVIEKHKITQFYTAPTAIRSLAKESYEWVEKHDLSSLRVIGSVGEPINDEAWHWYNDHVGKKKCPIVDTWWQTETGGIMISPLPFVTPTKPTYATLPLPGIQPVLMDDKRNEITGNQVDGNLCIRFPWPGIARTIWGDHQRYKETYFTAFPGKYFTGDGALRDEVGYYRITGRVDDVIIVSGHNLGTAPIEDSINQHPAVAESAIVGYPHDIKGSALYGYVILKDTGESRDRDNLRKEINQVISDTIGPIAKLDKIQFVSALPKTRSGKIMRRILRKIAEGDFANFGDTSTLLNPEIVEEIKNERI, encoded by the coding sequence ATGAAAAATTATTTCATTGATGATCTTCCGGATTATTTCAAGCAGTATAAGAAATCCATCAAAAACCCGAAAAAATTCTGGGATAAAATCGCCGACGAAAATTTTGTCTGGTACCAGAGATGGAGCAAAGTTGTAGATTACGACATGCAGGAAGCGAAAATTAAATGGTTTAAAAATGCCAAGCTTAATATTACTAAAAACTGTATTGACCGCCATTTGAACACACGTGGTGACAAGACTGCTATTATTTGGGAACCTAATGACCCTAAAGAAGAAGCCCAGCACATTTCTTACAGTGAACTCCGGGACAGAGTGTGTAAAATGGCGAACGTTCTGCGCGATTTAGGTATTGAAAAAGGTGACCGGGTTTGTATTTACTTACCGATGATTCCTGAACTCGCTGTAACGATGCTCGCCTGCGCAAGACTTGGTGCGGTGCATTCTGTAATTTTTGCAGGATTTTCGGCCTCTGCAGTATCGTCGCGTGTGAACGATTGCGAAGCCAAGCTCATCATCTGTTCCGACGGAAGTTACCGTGGCAGCAAAGCCATCGACTTGAAAGGAATAATTGACGAGGCAGTCGAAAATTGTCCGACAGTTGAAAAAGTTTTAGTGGTGAAAAGAACTGGTGGTGAAGTGAAAATGAAGGAAAGTCGCGATTTCTGGCTTGAACCACTTTATGAAAAAGCACCTGCAGATTTTATTTCGGTCATTATGGATGCTGAAGATCCTTTGTTTATTCTTTATACATCAGGTTCTACAGGGAAACCGAAAGGAATGCTGCATACCACGGCAGGATACATGGTTTACACAGCCTACACTTTTAAAAATGTATTTAATTACAGAGAAAACGATATTTACTGGTGTACGGCAGATATTGGCTGGATTACCGGACATTCGTATATTCTGTACGGTCCGCTGGCAAATGGTGCTACCACAGTAATCTTCGAAGGAGTACCGACTTATCCTGAACCGGACCGTTTCTGGGAAGTGATTGAGAAGCATAAAATCACACAGTTCTATACGGCTCCCACCGCGATCCGTTCACTGGCTAAGGAATCTTATGAATGGGTGGAGAAACACGACTTGTCCAGTCTCAGAGTCATTGGTTCCGTAGGCGAACCTATTAATGATGAAGCATGGCACTGGTACAACGACCATGTTGGCAAGAAAAAATGCCCTATTGTAGATACCTGGTGGCAAACTGAGACCGGGGGAATTATGATTTCTCCGTTACCATTCGTGACGCCGACCAAACCCACTTATGCAACACTTCCGCTTCCGGGAATTCAACCTGTTTTGATGGACGATAAACGCAATGAAATTACCGGAAATCAGGTAGACGGAAATTTATGTATCCGTTTTCCCTGGCCGGGAATTGCCAGAACAATCTGGGGAGATCATCAGCGGTATAAAGAAACCTATTTTACAGCGTTCCCTGGGAAATATTTCACCGGTGACGGCGCTTTGCGCGACGAAGTTGGCTATTACAGAATCACAGGACGAGTTGATGACGTTATTATTGTATCCGGACATAATTTGGGAACCGCTCCGATCGAAGACAGTATCAACCAGCATCCAGCTGTTGCTGAATCTGCGATTGTCGGCTATCCGCATGATATTAAAGGAAGTGCGCTTTACGGTTATGTAATCTTAAAGGACACTGGCGAAAGCCGTGACCGCGACAATCTGCGTAAGGAAATCAACCAGGTCATCAGTGATACGATCGGACCAATTGCAAAGCTTGATAAGATTCAATTTGTGTCTGCACTTCCAAAAACCCGCTCCGGTAAAATTATGAGACGAATTTTAAGAAAAATTGCAGAAGGAGATTTCGCGAATTTCGGTGATACTTCCACCCTTCTGAATCCCGAAATTGTGGAGGAAATTAAGAACGAAAGAATATAA
- a CDS encoding AMP-binding protein — protein sequence MKAHQMFRESVENKEKFWSEQAENIEWFKKPTQILTNDGENYPTWYTDGELNTCYLALDKHINDGFGDQVAIIYDSPVTSRIIKYTYSEVREQVAKLAGGLQKLGLQKGDTAIIYMPMIPQSVFAMLACARLGVTHSVVFGGFAPTELAIRIDDCHPKAIITASSGMEVSRRIPYLPFVREAVSISEHKPEHIIAFDRKLLGNRVNHEAEGLIDFEKLIAESDPADCVPVESAHPLYILYTSGTTGKPKGVVRDNGGHAVAMKFAIKNIYGAKEGETFWAASDIGWAVGHSFSVYAPLINRNTTVIFEGKPIGTPDAGTFWRVIEEHKVSVMFTAPTAIRAIKKEDPEGEFVKKYDLSSLRTQFLAGERCDVATLDWYEEFVGVPAIDHWWQTESGWPMLGLMPGVEDVKIKRASAGKPIPGYDIKVFSEEGYELEAHHEGYLVIKLPLAPGAMTGIWGDPERFKFGYLSRFPGYYFSGDGAIKDEDGYVFVTGRVDDVINVAGHRLSTAEMEEVVAAHKEVAECCVVGIDDDLKGQVPFAIAVLKSGSQADQEQLEKDIVALIREKIGAVACLKNAMVVNRLPKTRSGKILRKLIRTMLDGKEYQMPSTIDDESIVEELQEMMNVYKREKI from the coding sequence ATGAAAGCGCACCAAATGTTCCGCGAAAGTGTGGAAAACAAAGAAAAATTCTGGTCAGAACAGGCCGAAAATATAGAATGGTTCAAAAAACCCACCCAAATCCTCACCAACGACGGCGAAAACTATCCTACCTGGTATACTGACGGTGAACTCAACACCTGTTATCTCGCATTAGACAAACACATCAATGACGGTTTTGGTGATCAGGTAGCCATTATTTACGATTCTCCTGTAACTTCCAGAATCATCAAATATACCTACAGCGAAGTTCGGGAACAGGTTGCAAAGCTGGCAGGAGGCTTACAGAAATTGGGCTTGCAGAAAGGCGACACCGCGATTATTTATATGCCTATGATTCCGCAGTCGGTCTTTGCCATGTTGGCGTGCGCCAGATTGGGCGTGACGCATTCTGTAGTTTTCGGCGGATTTGCTCCTACTGAACTGGCAATCAGGATTGACGACTGCCATCCAAAAGCCATTATCACTGCAAGTTCGGGAATGGAAGTTTCCCGTAGGATTCCTTACCTGCCTTTTGTGCGTGAAGCGGTTTCTATTTCGGAACATAAACCTGAACATATTATAGCTTTCGACCGCAAACTTCTCGGAAACAGAGTTAATCATGAAGCAGAAGGTTTAATCGATTTCGAGAAACTCATCGCGGAATCCGACCCTGCTGACTGCGTCCCGGTAGAGTCTGCTCACCCGCTGTACATTCTCTACACCTCCGGAACTACCGGAAAACCAAAAGGCGTGGTTCGCGATAACGGCGGTCACGCAGTTGCCATGAAGTTTGCGATTAAAAACATCTACGGAGCCAAAGAAGGCGAAACGTTTTGGGCCGCATCCGACATTGGTTGGGCAGTTGGTCACAGTTTTTCGGTTTACGCACCGCTGATCAACAGAAACACCACGGTTATTTTTGAAGGAAAACCTATAGGAACTCCGGATGCCGGAACATTCTGGCGCGTAATTGAGGAGCACAAGGTTTCGGTGATGTTCACTGCTCCGACAGCAATAAGAGCTATTAAAAAAGAAGATCCTGAAGGTGAATTTGTAAAGAAATACGATTTATCATCCCTAAGAACCCAGTTTCTTGCCGGCGAACGCTGCGATGTTGCCACTTTGGACTGGTACGAGGAATTCGTCGGAGTACCGGCTATTGATCATTGGTGGCAGACCGAATCCGGCTGGCCGATGTTAGGTTTAATGCCGGGTGTTGAAGATGTTAAAATCAAAAGAGCATCTGCAGGTAAACCGATTCCGGGTTATGACATTAAAGTTTTCAGTGAAGAAGGTTACGAACTTGAAGCACATCACGAAGGTTATCTGGTTATAAAACTTCCTTTGGCTCCGGGTGCAATGACCGGAATATGGGGCGATCCGGAGCGTTTTAAATTCGGGTATCTGTCGAGATTTCCCGGCTACTATTTTTCCGGCGACGGCGCCATTAAAGATGAAGACGGCTACGTTTTTGTGACAGGTCGTGTTGATGACGTGATTAATGTTGCGGGACACCGTCTTTCTACAGCCGAAATGGAAGAAGTTGTCGCTGCACACAAAGAAGTTGCCGAATGTTGCGTCGTTGGAATCGATGATGATCTGAAAGGTCAGGTTCCTTTTGCGATCGCGGTTTTAAAGTCGGGTTCCCAAGCAGATCAGGAACAGCTGGAAAAAGATATCGTAGCGCTGATCCGCGAGAAAATTGGTGCCGTAGCGTGTCTGAAAAATGCTATGGTCGTCAACCGGCTTCCGAAAACCCGTTCAGGGAAAATTCTTAGAAAACTTATCCGCACCATGCTGGACGGTAAAGAATACCAAATGCCATCCACCATTGATGACGAAAGCATCGTGGAAGAATTGCAGGAGATGATGAATGTGTATAAAAGAGAAAAAATATAA
- a CDS encoding response regulator transcription factor: protein MKKILIADDEHKIIMTLEYAFRKAGYEVFIARDGSEVLEILKTEIPDIILLDIMMPNVDGYTTLAEIRKNEAFSNIKVIFLSAKTGEADIAKGLDLGADAYVTKPYSIKKLTEQVENLIK from the coding sequence ATGAAAAAGATATTAATTGCAGACGACGAACATAAAATCATCATGACCCTGGAGTATGCCTTCCGGAAAGCGGGATATGAAGTTTTTATCGCAAGAGACGGTTCCGAAGTTTTAGAAATTCTGAAAACAGAAATCCCGGATATTATTCTGCTCGATATTATGATGCCGAATGTAGACGGCTACACTACACTTGCAGAAATCCGCAAGAATGAAGCCTTTTCCAATATAAAAGTAATTTTCCTTTCAGCAAAAACCGGCGAAGCCGACATTGCAAAAGGTTTGGATCTCGGTGCCGATGCGTATGTTACAAAACCCTACTCCATTAAGAAACTTACCGAACAGGTCGAAAATTTAATCAAATAA
- a CDS encoding ATP-binding protein → MSSPLLFLLVIVYLGLLFFIAFWAEKRKSNFWVNNPYIYSLSLAVYCSAWTYYGSIGVASNQGLEYLAIYIGPVIIIPSWIYINSKIIRISRVHKISSIADFISLRYGNSRFLGALVAIVCMLAVIPYIGLQIKAISDTFHLMTDTANSDNIFLDTATYVVVIIAIFSAYYGTKYVDASEKRLGIISAVAFESFLKLIFFVTLGLFVVYGVFNGFNDIYEKASKLPDFTQKNTFNGLEGGFNFFLMSMLSMTAIFLLPRQFHTTIVENRTEKHLKTAIWLFPLYLLLMNIFVFPIAWGGKILFFGENVNPEFYSILIPQKFGNIFFAGMVFLGGLSACISMIIISSISLSVMLSNNLIIPYGWLNSLKTETEYANNRTIVNIRKFSIFSLIIVGFLFYKFLINSASLFSVGLIAFVMIAQLAPSFFGAIFWRRGSFAGAVTGIIVGVFICYFNLILPNYFDTTYQNSAVFNFFKLDYLSPVASAFFWSLLVNGGLFMMISSLVAGNYRERNFAELYVDINDYIQNHENAYIWKGTANISDIRKILTRFLGEKKTQQALKIFNLKYNISDENNSADSRFIKFSENLLSGRIGTASAKILIEGVTKEDKITLPEVLKILEESKENISMNKQLTEHSQQLRKLSEELQNANETLVIKDKQKDDFLDSVAHELRTPITAIRATSELLLDDEEMPAEIKKDFLGNIISESDRLAEIINDILYLDKLEAGTTPLNIEEKSIIETYHKSLKPLLQLFDQKHLHHSEVNLLKNEVFDFDEMKMIQVFQNILGNALKFANEQGMVQTKFQDKEGGLKISVFNTGKTIPEEDLEFVFEKFYQSKNQNLRKPLGSGLGLAICKRIINAHGGSIEAKNKEIGVTFEIFLPNKTE, encoded by the coding sequence ATGAGTAGTCCGCTTTTATTTCTGCTGGTAATCGTTTATCTGGGATTGCTTTTCTTCATTGCTTTTTGGGCAGAAAAAAGGAAGAGCAATTTCTGGGTAAACAATCCGTATATTTATTCCCTTTCGCTGGCGGTTTATTGTTCGGCGTGGACGTATTACGGCAGCATTGGCGTGGCTTCAAACCAGGGACTGGAATATCTGGCCATTTATATTGGTCCGGTCATCATCATTCCATCCTGGATTTATATCAACTCGAAGATCATCAGAATTTCCCGCGTTCACAAAATAAGCAGCATTGCAGACTTTATCTCTTTGCGCTACGGGAACAGCCGGTTTCTGGGGGCTTTGGTCGCAATTGTATGTATGCTGGCGGTAATTCCGTACATCGGACTTCAGATTAAAGCGATTTCCGATACTTTTCACCTGATGACAGACACCGCAAATTCGGATAATATTTTTCTTGATACTGCAACGTATGTTGTAGTGATTATCGCCATATTTTCCGCTTATTACGGAACAAAATACGTGGATGCTTCCGAAAAAAGACTCGGCATTATTTCAGCCGTGGCATTTGAAAGTTTTTTGAAGCTGATATTCTTTGTCACTCTGGGACTTTTTGTTGTGTATGGCGTCTTTAACGGTTTTAATGACATTTACGAAAAGGCTTCGAAACTGCCTGATTTTACTCAAAAAAACACGTTCAACGGTTTGGAAGGCGGCTTCAACTTTTTCCTGATGAGCATGCTTTCCATGACTGCCATTTTTCTTTTACCGCGTCAGTTTCACACAACCATCGTAGAAAACAGGACAGAAAAACACCTGAAAACCGCCATCTGGCTTTTCCCGCTTTATTTATTATTGATGAATATTTTTGTATTCCCGATTGCCTGGGGCGGGAAAATCCTCTTTTTCGGCGAAAATGTAAATCCAGAATTTTATTCCATCCTTATTCCCCAGAAGTTCGGTAATATATTTTTTGCAGGAATGGTTTTTCTTGGCGGACTCAGTGCGTGTATTTCCATGATTATCATTTCAAGTATTTCACTATCAGTAATGCTTTCAAATAACCTCATCATTCCTTACGGTTGGCTGAACAGCCTGAAAACCGAGACCGAGTACGCCAACAACAGAACCATCGTTAACATCAGAAAATTCAGTATTTTTTCACTTATTATTGTGGGATTTCTGTTTTACAAATTCCTCATCAACAGCGCTTCGTTATTTTCAGTAGGACTCATCGCATTTGTAATGATCGCGCAACTTGCCCCTTCCTTTTTTGGTGCTATTTTCTGGCGCCGCGGAAGTTTCGCTGGCGCAGTAACCGGCATTATTGTCGGCGTGTTCATCTGCTATTTCAATCTTATTTTGCCGAATTATTTCGACACAACCTATCAGAATTCCGCGGTGTTCAACTTCTTTAAATTAGATTATCTTTCGCCTGTTGCGAGTGCCTTTTTCTGGAGTCTGCTGGTTAATGGCGGATTGTTTATGATGATCTCCTCGCTCGTCGCGGGCAATTACAGAGAAAGAAATTTCGCCGAACTTTATGTCGATATCAACGACTACATTCAGAATCACGAAAACGCGTATATCTGGAAAGGTACCGCCAATATTTCAGACATCAGAAAAATCCTGACAAGATTTCTTGGAGAGAAAAAAACCCAGCAGGCACTAAAAATTTTCAATCTCAAATACAATATTTCCGACGAAAACAACAGTGCGGATTCGCGGTTTATTAAGTTTTCTGAAAATTTACTGAGCGGCAGAATCGGTACCGCATCGGCAAAGATTTTAATTGAAGGCGTAACGAAAGAGGATAAAATTACGTTGCCTGAAGTCCTGAAAATTCTGGAAGAATCTAAAGAAAATATCTCAATGAACAAGCAGCTTACCGAGCATTCTCAACAACTGAGGAAACTTTCTGAAGAACTGCAGAACGCCAACGAAACACTGGTAATCAAAGACAAGCAAAAAGACGATTTTCTGGATTCGGTCGCACACGAACTGCGTACACCCATCACCGCGATTCGCGCGACAAGCGAACTGCTTCTGGATGATGAAGAGATGCCCGCAGAGATCAAAAAAGATTTTCTCGGCAATATTATTTCAGAAAGCGACAGGCTTGCAGAAATCATCAACGATATCCTATATCTTGATAAACTCGAAGCCGGCACTACCCCGCTGAACATCGAAGAAAAAAGCATTATTGAAACGTATCACAAATCTTTAAAACCATTGCTGCAGCTGTTTGATCAGAAACACCTTCATCATTCCGAAGTCAATTTACTCAAGAATGAGGTTTTTGACTTTGATGAAATGAAAATGATTCAGGTTTTTCAGAATATCCTCGGCAATGCCCTGAAATTCGCCAACGAACAGGGAATGGTACAGACAAAATTTCAGGACAAAGAAGGCGGACTTAAGATATCGGTTTTCAACACGGGAAAAACGATTCCCGAAGAAGATCTGGAGTTTGTTTTCGAAAAGTTTTACCAAAGCAAAAACCAAAACCTCCGAAAACCATTGGGAAGCGGTTTGGGATTGGCGATCTGCAAAAGAATTATTAATGCTCACGGCGGATCTATTGAAGCCAAAAACAAAGAAATCGGGGTCACCTTCGAGATTTTTTTGCCCAATAAAACAGAATAA
- a CDS encoding DUF6814 family protein, which produces MDSVKKILGIVWLLLAVVVAYYGLTVFGLPKIMSDKQEDNVFGWIILVILVPIIVGGLAVFGWYSFKGEYSEDKI; this is translated from the coding sequence ATGGATTCAGTAAAAAAAATATTAGGAATTGTTTGGCTGCTTCTGGCAGTGGTAGTCGCCTATTACGGCTTAACGGTATTCGGACTTCCAAAAATAATGTCGGATAAGCAGGAAGACAATGTATTCGGATGGATCATTCTGGTGATTCTTGTACCGATAATAGTTGGTGGGCTGGCGGTTTTCGGCTGGTACTCATTCAAAGGTGAATATTCGGAAGATAAAATCTAA
- a CDS encoding MFS transporter, with the protein MSRKFKTQQEHDAYVEEKKKNKTIWGVIMASSLGTLIEWYDFYIFGSLAVVLATKFFPADNPTAAFLSTLATFAAGFVVRPFGALFFGRLGDIIGRKYTFLVTLLIMGFSTFLIGCVPSFETIGYVAPVLVLILRLLQGLALGGEYGGAATYVAEYSQPHRRGYWTSWIQTTATAGLFISLIVILVTKTSLTPEEFDSWGWRIPFWISILMVGVSYVIRRNMKESPLFAQAKKEGKTSTNPLKESFGNKLNFKFVLLALFGAVMGQGVIWYTGQFYAMSFMQKVMNLDSAQVDSMMALALFLGTPLFILFGWLSDKVGRKPIMMIGMLIAIIAYRPIYKTMYTSVNIESKVLAEKGLVEKRTAKAHEKIAGDSLISFHTEKTFTDGTLLKRDSIVHWAAAGPVMTNGKAEAPLIKESITVNPDTRWLLIFLVFVQVVFVTMVYGPIAAFLVEMFPIRIRYTSMSLPYHIGNGIFGGLLPAVATYLVTSGKDAGHPEWYLQGLWYPIIVAAVCLVIGTLYLKTKNKSLQEDAQ; encoded by the coding sequence ATGAGCAGAAAATTTAAAACCCAACAGGAGCATGACGCTTACGTTGAGGAGAAAAAAAAGAACAAAACGATTTGGGGCGTTATTATGGCTTCATCTCTCGGAACTCTTATCGAATGGTATGATTTCTATATTTTCGGAAGTTTGGCAGTAGTTTTGGCGACCAAATTCTTTCCCGCAGACAACCCTACTGCAGCATTTCTCTCAACCCTGGCAACATTTGCTGCAGGATTCGTTGTAAGACCTTTTGGAGCGCTGTTTTTCGGAAGACTTGGTGATATCATCGGCAGAAAATATACCTTCCTCGTAACGCTGCTGATTATGGGCTTCTCTACCTTCCTGATCGGATGTGTACCAAGCTTTGAAACCATTGGATATGTTGCACCGGTTTTGGTGTTAATTTTAAGACTTTTACAGGGTCTTGCTCTTGGTGGAGAATATGGTGGCGCGGCAACCTACGTTGCAGAATATTCGCAGCCTCACCGTCGTGGGTACTGGACTTCATGGATTCAAACCACTGCAACCGCAGGACTTTTCATCTCACTGATTGTAATTCTTGTAACTAAAACTTCGCTCACGCCTGAAGAATTCGACAGTTGGGGATGGAGGATTCCGTTCTGGATCTCGATTCTCATGGTAGGTGTTTCTTACGTTATCCGTAGGAACATGAAGGAATCCCCACTATTCGCACAGGCAAAAAAGGAGGGTAAAACTTCAACGAATCCGCTGAAAGAAAGTTTTGGCAACAAGCTTAATTTTAAATTCGTATTACTTGCATTATTCGGAGCGGTAATGGGACAAGGTGTAATTTGGTATACCGGGCAGTTTTACGCGATGAGTTTTATGCAGAAAGTAATGAACCTGGATTCTGCGCAGGTAGATTCAATGATGGCTTTGGCCCTGTTCCTGGGAACTCCTCTATTTATTCTGTTTGGATGGCTTTCTGACAAAGTTGGAAGAAAACCGATTATGATGATCGGGATGCTGATCGCAATTATCGCCTACCGACCTATTTACAAAACCATGTACACTTCTGTAAATATTGAAAGTAAAGTGTTGGCAGAGAAAGGTCTTGTCGAAAAACGAACCGCTAAAGCACATGAAAAAATTGCAGGCGACAGCCTCATCAGTTTCCATACAGAAAAAACCTTTACAGACGGAACTTTGCTTAAACGAGACAGCATCGTACACTGGGCTGCAGCAGGACCTGTTATGACTAATGGAAAAGCTGAAGCTCCACTGATCAAAGAAAGCATTACGGTAAATCCAGATACGCGATGGTTACTCATATTCTTGGTATTTGTACAGGTCGTGTTTGTGACAATGGTTTACGGCCCTATCGCAGCGTTTTTGGTGGAGATGTTCCCGATCCGAATCCGCTATACGTCGATGTCGCTGCCTTATCACATCGGTAACGGAATTTTCGGCGGACTTTTGCCGGCAGTAGCAACTTATCTTGTAACATCAGGCAAAGATGCAGGTCATCCGGAATGGTACCTTCAAGGGCTTTGGTATCCGATCATTGTAGCTGCAGTATGTCTGGTAATTGGAACACTTTACCTGAAAACCAAAAACAAAAGTCTGCAAGAGGACGCTCAGTAA